GCATCGCATGTCCgagctggggcaggctggagggagcagggatgCTGCCGGGGATTTGAGGACCTGGTCATGAGCTTTGGCATCTGGTGATGGCAGGGAAGCTAGCCGGGGGACTTTTGAGGGGGCTACGTGCAGAGCTGTCGGCAGGAGCTGAGATGTAGGTTCTGCAAGTCAGGAACTGAGACCGTTCAGCCTAAGACTGTTTCGGAGGGCGCCAGCACCACACACCTGCTCCCTAGTTCTGAACGTTGCCTCTCTAATCGAGACACTTGAATCTTGCATCTGAACCCAACAGCGGGAAAGGGTAGAGTCCACCCTTGGACCCACACGATCATAGCCAGGCTCAGGGACAATTAACCCCATTCTGAAAGCATGCACTATCACATAGCAAGCCCAGTTTTCCTCACAtctcagcccccctgccccccttctACGCTTCTTGCAGAAAAGTCATCCCTCTTCCTTTGAAGGATGTGTTGTCCCACCACTTGCACAGCAGCCGAGCTCTCTTTCACCCACCCAGctggcacattcaactgtcagaCCAGCACATCTATCTGCCGCGCGGAGGAGAGCAATCTTCAGCTCCGTTGTTTTAGCGGAGCTGCAAGTCTTTGGTGTGCTGGCTCCTTTGGGGGGCACCATCACATGCTGTGCCCCCCTACCTAGCCACGGTATGGAGCTGCCACCGAGATTTGATTACCGAAGGGACAATAGAAAAAATCAGATAGATTTTTATGCGAAACACTGTGAGTGGAATTCGTGTATCATTCATGGGTTCACCCTCCCACCTCTAAGCACCCACTTAGGATACACTGAATGGTCTAAACCCTTCATCATCAGCTCCCTTCATCTGTCCATCTCCATATCACAACTATTCATGCCATTATCCCATACACCCATCCTAACTCGTATCATGTCCCAGTTATACCTATCACTATCCATTCATCCCTGTGACCCCTGGCTGTCTATCCTATCTATCGGTTATAATCCCAGCCACGCTATCTATCTAGCTATCCATCCATCTCATGGACTCCctctatctaatctaatctaatctaatctaatctaatttatctatctatctatctattcccatccaCCCTATCTATCTAGCTATCCATCCATCTCATGGACTCCctctatctaatctaatctaatctaatctaatctaatttatctatctatctatctattcccatccaCCCTATCTATCTAGCTATCCATCCATCTCATGGACTCCctctatctaatctaatctaatctatctatctatctatctattcccatccaCCCTATCTATCTAGCTATCCATCCATCTCATGGACCCCctctatctaatctaatctaatctatctatctatctatccccatctaccccctctatctatctatccatccccatccacccaatctatctatgtatctatctatctatctatctatcgtgccatcaccatggtatctaagcacCAATTTCCTGTGGTTGTAAAACTGACCGATGGCTACggttttgggggggtgggatgACCCCTGTGACCCCTGCTGAGGGAACTCGCTGGCACTCTAGTGGCCCAGTGTCTCCATGAAGCATCCTTAGTGCTTCCTGTCAGGAGGCATGAAATATTTATGCTAattactcccccccccacccatcagCGCATCAAGCAGACGAGGCTAATAAACTGCTGTTTAAATCTTAGCGGCCTAATGGAGCATGGGCTCGCCGGGTGCTcgctggggctgcagggcagggagggttggTGTTACCCAGCATCCCCTTGCAGAgcctccccaccaccactgccagcTCCTAATCCCAGGGCCTGTTTGCTTTGCAGGGGGAGCTGCTTAGTCCATGCCGGTGTGATGGGTCCGTCCGCTGCACACACCAGCCCTGCCTGATTCGCTGGATCAGCGAGAGGGGCTCTTGGAGCTGTGAGCTGTGTTACTTCAAATACCAGGTGTTAGCCATCAGCACAAAGAACCCCCTGCAGGTGAGCGGGGGGCGCCCCGGTGTATGGGCACATTCACGCTCCGGCGCTGACGCGGACCCACAGACCCGCACGCATGTGCACACACGCTAAGCACACACCCTGACGCTGATCCACGGCCATTTCACTCCTAGACGACTGACAACCTCCGGCTagcccagcccttggctcccattCCACAGCTCTGttgatgcccctcaatcccaacccacagctcccttctcccagccctgagcttcccCCGCGCCATCCCGATGGGCACCTACAGGAGTGCAAATCAATTGCCCAGCATCCAAAAGTTCCTCGGAATCCACTTGACAGAGACCAGACCTGACTTGGCTTTATCCTGGTTCCAGGAGCGGCactagggtttctggcaccctaggcagaattcagggggcagcattttgtgcgctccccatggggcacgCGGGAGCTtttggttccactcccatcatgcctccgaagaaggaccctccgccgaaatgccgcaggcgacagcggcagtcattgagctgctcgattacctgccgctgttttccgcggcacgtcagcagaaggtccttgtTCGGTGGCGCAACAGGAGTGGAACCGCAAGCTCCCGtgcaccccatggggagcgcacaaaatgctgcccccccccaaatcctggcaccttaggcgaccgcctagggtcacctaatggaagcgccagccctgcctggtgCACTGGCAGAGGCTGCCCTTCCCCGGGTCTCTTAGCCCCTGTGATTCCCTCCCCGCAACCCGTTgtggccccagccccttccccgcaaACACCAGATCCTTTGGCCTCTCTGATTCCCTTGCCACACATCTTGTGCCCAGCCACTAGGGTCTCTGTACCCCACAGTCCCCAGCCCCCTCTATTCCCCCAACTCCCCACCCGCACCCGATCCAGTAACCCATCACGGCGCCTTCTTCCCTTGCAGTGGCAGGCGATTTCCCTGACTGTCATCGAGAAGGTGCAGATTGCAGCCATCATCCTGGGCTCCCTCTTCCTCATCGCCAGCATCTCCTGGCTCATCTGGTCGTCCCTCAGCCCCTCGGCCAAGTGGCAGCGGCAGGACCTGCTCTTCCAGATCTGCTATGGCATGTACGGCTTTATGGACGTTGTCTGCATAGGTGAGAGCCCGGCCCGTcaggtccccccaccccagccgtgGGCTCCCTGACTTCCCCTGTCCACCCCCTTTGGCTGGAGCTAGGCAGCGCATGCCAGAGCAGTAACTAAAAGGTGAATCCATCtcatccccccaccctctgctgcccaccccctTCAGCTCTGAGTAGGGCGGGACCATCAGAATACGGAGTACTGGGAAGTAGGACCTACCTAATGTGCGATGCACATCGAGGTTTGGGTGACGAGaggctagcctgggactcaggagaactgggctcagtgcccagctctgccactgccctgctgggtgaccttgggcatgtcactgcCCCGCTCTGCGCCTCGgtttccccaccccttctctgtaAGACTGTATGTTCATCAGGGCAGGGACGGGCTCTTCTccgtacagcacctcgcacagtgGGGTCTTGGCTGGGATCTCTAGGGGCTCCTGCTGTAAACAGGCATCCCTCACTGGCAATAAAGCCCCACCTGATTGCAATGATGTCTGTTAATTAAAAGCGAATGAAGCGGACTCAGGACTGGGACAAGATCGGCAGCGTTCAGTGATGgactctgcaggcagcagagacGAGACAATTACAAGCTGGGGCTTTGTGGCTGGAATGATGAGCCACCAGCTGGAAATGAAGGGATGGATTGTAAATTTCCGATTGAGTCAGCGGCTACGTGTGTCCCATTGTGCCTGCATTAGGAAACGCGAGAGGTCGGACTCGCAGCCAGTGGGCAGGATCCCATGATAGTGCAATGGGAGAATGCTACTTAGAAATGTTCGCACGTATTTGGTGCCTTCCCCACGTGTGAAAAATTTATAGTAATAGGGCCTGATACAATCAGGAATAATGATTATCAGATAGAATAATACGgtagaataataattaatagataATAAAAAGCAATGATTATAGTTTAATAAtactttaattaaataataacTAGAATAATTAATTGATAATTATTCTAATTATGAGTAATCTAGTATAATAATCATGATAATTATATTGCAATAatctaatattaaaatattaacataaattGCTAGAATGATAATGAATACACACTAATAacagaattttaataaaataatacttatagttcaataatataataaaacatttaatagCTAGAATCATAATTAATCGGtagaattaaaaataagaatgaatagTCAGCCAGCCCATTCtgaaatgattatttatttatattactgttatGCCTGCGGTCCCCAACTGAGAACATCAGgcctccattgtgccaggcgctgtacatcCATATAGCAAGAGAGAGTCCCTGAcctaaagaacttacaatctgCATAGACAATGAGTgtcaagggaaactgaggcatggacagGGGAAGGGACGTGCCCAAGGTCACCCGGACGGGCAGCGGTACCCACATGCCCACCATGGGAGCAATATGCCCACCCAGGACAAGCAGGGCTCAAAGTGAAGGACCCCGCCCTGTTTCCGAGCCCACCCACTGGGCCAGGCCTGTGCACATTTAAGCGAGATATGCCATggctgagtcagcagtgtgcccttgttgccaagaaggctaatagcattagtaggagcattggcAGCAGATCAAGAgacgtgattattcccctctactcaGCGCTGgtgagccacatctggagtattgcatccagttttggcccccctctacagaaaggatgtggacaaattgagagagagtccagcggagggcaacaaaaatgatcaggtggctggagcacatgacttacgaggagaggctgaaggaactgggattgttttagtctgcagaagagaagagtgagggggggatttgatagcagcttcaactacctgaaaagggttcaaaagagatggagctcggctgttctcagtgtagcagatgacagaacaagcagcaatggtctcaagttgcaagtggggcaggtctaggttggtattaggaaacactatttcactaggaggcggtgtgaagcactggaatgggttccctagggcggtggtggaatctccatccttagaggtttttaagccagcttgacaaagccctggctgggatgttcgTTGgggttgttcctgctttgagcagggggttgtactagatacTCCTGAGTctctttccaaccctgatattctatggcaaCAGGCCTAACCCCAAGGTAGTGCTGTCTCCACGAGTCGCACCTGTCAATCTAGTCCCCATCCGCAGCCAGCCTCACCCCACCTTCCCCCCACAAACAGCAGGCCTCCCCACGCCCTTCCCCAGAAGCTTGCAGTTGTCCATGGAACCTGGGAGATTAGGGGTCCGATTCCCACTGGGATCCGAATAGCTGGGCCCTGCATTTTCTAGAGCCACATTGTCATGAGTGAGTTCCAAGCCCTGGGCAGCCACCAACTCAAGGGACCTGTTGGCAGCCTGCCCCAGGAGGTctcacctctctcctccccccaccaactTCTCTCCCTGTAGGTCTGATCATTCACGGGGGCTCCTCGGTGTATCGGATCTTCAAAGCGGTGGCAGGCAGTGAACAGCAGTGGAAAGTTGCTGAATTACGACAAGCCAGGACCTGGGCGAGCCCGTTGGCAGTGGGGCGGCCAAGGCCGGGGCGGAGGAATTCACGGACAACCCCTCCTCCGGGAGCGAAAGGAACCTCGGCGGGGTCAGCGGGTTAGAACGATTTTGAACCATCACTGTGGCTACACCATCTTGCACATCCTTTAGTCACCTGCGGCCCGAACGAGCCCCGCGGGGTGTGCCAGCTCTGGCCGGGAGGTGGTCATGAGAAGTGACAACTGTTATAAACGCCACCTGGCCGGTGGACCGGCGCTGGCACGAGGAACTCCTCTGAGAGCCGTCCTGCCGAGGGGGCTGCATTCCAGGGAAGGGCGCATGGCAGCTGTTCCGCCCCCACTGTTTCACACTTCATCTTCCTACTTTGGGGGCCGCCCTTCCTGCGTCTTGGCCCGCACCCGGCTAACCTCCCATCAATGTGAAAATTCCTCGTGCGGCGGGGAGCGACCGGCTGGCCCCTTCCTGCTGGCTTCCCTTGCAACTCCTCCCTGATTGGAGGGATGGGAGAAGATTGTTATCAACCCCCCCCACGCGACACTGATCCAGGGGAGCCGAGAACAAATGTGCTTACCTCATCATCGGTCAAACAACAATCCAATcaaccctccccagccctcaACTCCCCGCACCACCTCCGTGAATCTCCGCCCCAGAGACGCCAGCTGGAAAGGCTCTGAACTCCttcgttcccccccccccccccaaaaaaaggtgCAATAAACACATTTCTAAAGCAAAATGGGATCCGGCAATAAGATACCTGTACATTTCATCTTTAATTGAATGCATGAGAatctgtctcctctctcccttttctcctgtCGTGGGAGGATAAAGAATCATTTATATGCAAATGGTCGGCTCCAaagccatctctctctttctttaaaatCCTTAATCCTGCCAGCTGGGAATTCTCAGTGGGGCAGAAGGGAGCTGTAAGGGCTCACCCCcagaatgtggggggggggcgcggcaTTGCTGTCAA
This DNA window, taken from Chelonoidis abingdonii isolate Lonesome George chromosome 26, CheloAbing_2.0, whole genome shotgun sequence, encodes the following:
- the MARCHF9 gene encoding LOW QUALITY PROTEIN: E3 ubiquitin-protein ligase MARCHF9 (The sequence of the model RefSeq protein was modified relative to this genomic sequence to represent the inferred CDS: inserted 3 bases in 2 codons; deleted 1 base in 1 codon), with amino-acid sequence MMFKYRIRMFFNELKLLVLMRRGRPEPEPGAGGNRAPGGSGCGWPPFADCSARQDDEAEYYGGVAEPRPRSLALEEKEPRPPPPGQQPGQQPGAGGALDTVSLSSSLDSGMRTPQCRICFQGPEQGELLSPCRCDGSVRCTHQPCLIRWISERGSWSCELCYFKYQVLAISTKNPLQWQAISLTVIEKVQIAAIILGSLFLIASISWLIWSSLSPSAKWQRQDLLFQICYGMYGFMDVVCIGLIIHGGSSVYRIFKRWQAVNSSGKLLNYDKXQDLGEPVGSGAAKAGAEEFTDNPSSGSERXPRRGQRVRTILNHHCGYTILHIL